The Polaromonas sp. SP1 DNA window TGGCTATCAATCGACGTGAACTGATCGCGGCTTCACTGGCGCTGGGCGCCGGCGCCGCCACCGGCACGGCAAGCGCGCAGGCCGGCTGGCCGTCCAAACCGATACGCCTCGTGGTGCCTTACCCACCGGGCGGCTCATCAGACATCATTGCCCGCGCCATTTCGCAGCCGCTGTCCGAAGCGCTCAAGCAGTCGGTCATCGTCGACAACAAGGCCGGCGCCAACGGCAACCTGGGCGCCGACATCGTGGCCAAGTCCGCACCCGACGGCTACACGCTGCTGCTGTGCGACACCGGCGCGCTGGCCATCAGCCCTTCGGTCTACACCAAGCTGGGGTTTGACCCGTCCAAGGATTTGCGCGGCGTGACGATGCTGGCGTATTCGCCGCACCTGCTGGTGGTGCACCCTTCCGTGCCGGCCAACAACCTCAAGGAGCTGATCGCGCTGTCGCACAAGTCCGACCTGAACTTTGCGGTGACGGCCATGGGAAGCGCGCCGCACCTGGCCGGTGTCGCCGTCGAACGGGCCACCAAGGCCAAGTGGCAGTACATCCCCTACAAAGGCGGCTCGCAAGCGGTGAGCGACACCATTGCCGGCCAGACGCAGGTGCTGATGAACGGCATGCTGGCGACCTTGCCGCATGTGCAAAGCGGCAAACTGAAAATCCTGGGCGTTTCCAAGAGCACGCGCATGCCGCTGATCGGCAACGTGCCCACGCTGGCGGAGCAGGGCATTCCCGGCTTCGAATCCGGCACGTGGCAGGGTCTGCTGGTGGCCAACGGCACGCCGGCCGCCATCGTCAACCGCCTGAACACCGAACTCATCAAGATCATCCGCAGCCCGGACATCCGCGCCAAGCTGGCCGGGCAGGGCGCCGAAGTGGTGACCATGACGCCGGCGCAGCAAGACGCGTACTTCAACCAGGAACGCAGCCGCTGGGCCAAAGTGGTGGCGGAAGCCAACATCAAGCTCGACTGACGTGCTCCTGATTTGATAGCTGCTTGTCCATGATCCATAAGGGCTGGAGGCACTTTTCATGTAAAAGTTAAATCTCGCCATCCCGTTTTTAGCCAGCCATCGCCAGCCACCGAGACCGCCCAAAGAGGCGGCCGGACAAATTCCAAGACCAGGAGACACAATCATGCAAGCATCCCTCAAGGGCCTCATCGCCCTTTCTTTCGCCCTGTGCGCCGCAACGGGCATGGCCCAGACCAAACTGCGCGCCTGGAACATCCACCCCGACGGCTACCCGGTCTCTGAAGCCATGAAAAGCTTCGTCGAGCAGGTCGCCAAAAGCACCGGCGGGCGCTACTCGATAGAGCTGTTCAACAACGGCTCGCTGGGCGACCAGCCCAAAGCCGTGCAGATGCTCAAGAGCGGCGAGATCGATGTGGCCGAGTTCAGCTCAGGCCCGCTGTCCGACGCCGTGCCGGGCATCAAGGTGTTGAACCTGCCGTTCCTGTTCACCGACTCTGCGCACATGTTTCGCCACCTCGACGGCAAGCTGGGCGAGCGTTTTGCCGGCAATCTGAAGGCCGCCGGTTTTGTCGTGCTGGGCTGGTATGACGGCGGCGGGCGATCGTTTTACTGCGTCAAGCCCGTGAGCAATATCCGTGACCTTGCCGGTACGAGCATCCGGGTGCAGCAGTCCGAGATCTATATCGAGATGGTCAAGCTGATGGAAGCCAAACCGGTGGCCTTGCCCTTCAAGGACGTGCTCGGCGCGCTGGAGCAGGGCAAGGTCGATTGCGCCGAGAACAACATGCCCTCGTACGAATCGACCGGCCACTTCAAGGTGGCCAAAAACGTCTACATGACCAATCACGTCATTTCGCCGGAAGCCCTGGTGGTGTCGACCAAGCTGTGGGACAAACTCAGCAAGGAAGACAAGGCCGCCTTTACGGACGCCGGCGCAAAGTCCGCCATCCTGATGCGCGAGCTGTGGAACAAGCGGGTGGCCGCGGCCCTGGAGGCCACCGCCAAACAGGGTTCGCAATTCGTCAAGGTCAAGGATGCGTCGCCCATGGTTCGCCGCATGGGCCCGCTGTATGGAAAATACATGGCCGACCCGACCACACGCGAAGAGCTGCTGACCATCATTTCAAAATAAGCATTCCGGAAAACGCCCATGCTGCTTGACCCCGCACGCTTTGCACGAGAGATCGACGGCAAGCCCGTCGCGCTGTTCACCCTGCGCAACAGCCGGGGCATGGCTGTGTGCGTCACGAACTACGGCGCGAAGATCGAGCAGGTGCTGGTGCCGGACCGCGAGGGCCGCCTTGACGACGTGGTGCTGGGTTACGACAGCATGGACGGCGTGACCGGCGGAGCGGCCTCGGTGGGCGCCTTCATCGGCCGCTATGCCGGCCGCATTGCCCAGGCGCGCTTTACCCTGAACGGCAAGGAGCACGTGCTGACCGCCAACAACGGCCCGCACTGCCTGCATGGCGGCGTGAAGGGCTCGCGCTTTCGGGTGTTCGACGCCATGCAGCGCAGCGACGCCAGCGTTGAAATGAATTATGTGTTTGCCGATGGGGAGGAGGGCTTCCCCGGAGCGCTGGCGCTGCGCCTGACTTACAGCGTGACGGAAGCGAACGAGCTGGTGCTGGACTACGAAGCCATCGCGCGGGATGTGCCCACGGTGGCGAACTTCACCACGCATGCCTTTTTTAACCTTGAAGGCGCCGGCAGCCGCAGCGCGCTGGGGCATGAAGTGCAGGTATGTGCCCGGCGCTACTTCGGCATGACGCCTGACCTCATCGCGACGGGCGAGCTGCTGCCGGTGGAAGACACGCCCTTTGACCTGCGCAAGCCGGTGGTGCTGAACACGCGGGTGAAAGCGCCACAGGCCGCGGGGGGCCTGGCAGGCTACGACGACTGTTTTGAGATTGACCGCGCTGCCGTCAGTGAGGGGGAACTCGCGCTGTGCGCACGTGTGAGCGCAGCCGCCAGCGGTCGCGTGATGGAAGTCTGGTCCACCGAGCCCACGATGCAGTTCTACACCGGCCTGGTGGCCGGCGAGCCGCTGGCCGGCGGGCCCGGCAAGGGCGGCCGGGTTTATGTGCAGCAGCAAAGCCTGTGCTTCGAGCCGCAGGGCTATCCGAACGCCCCCAACCTGCCGGCGTTTCCGTCGGCCGTGCATGAGCCCGGCAAGGGCCGCCACGGCCGCACGCTGTACCGCTTCAGCACGTCGGCGTAAACGGCCCGGCGAGCATTGCCGTGCGTGTCAGAATGCCCGGCAACCAACAAGGAGCCAAACATGCAATGGTGGAAACTGGTGTTGCTGGTGGGTTTGCCGGCACACGTCCTCTGCGGGACGGCGTGGGCCCAGCAGGCTGAGCGCGTCTCGCCGCAGGTCATCAAATTGCCCCTGGTGATTGACGGCAAGTCCTTCGACGTCGTCACCCATGTCTACAAGCCCGCGGGCGACGGCCCTTTTCCCCTGGTGATCTTCTCGCACGGGCGCGCCCCGTCGCGGGTTGACCGGGCCAAACTCGAGAACCCGGTGTTGATAGGGCATGCCAATTACTGGTTGCGCAAAGGGGTGGCCGTGATTGCCCCGGTGCGGCCCGGCTACGGGGATACCGGGGGCTTCGACAGGGAGGACTCCGGCATCCGCTGGAGCGGCAAGGTGTGCACCGGCGATGCCGACTTCACCCGTGTGGCCAGCCACGCGGGCCAGACGGTCGTCGCATTGCACCAGTGGGCCTTGCAGCAGCCCTGGGTGCGCAAGGACAGGCTGCTGCTGGAAGGGCAGTCGGTAGGCGGCATGACGACGGTGTCGGTCGCCGCGCTCAACCTGCCGGGCGTCATCGGCGCCGTCAATTTTGCGGGTGGCTCGGGCGGTAATCCGGAAGACTCCCCCACCAGGAGCTGCAAGCCCGAGAACATGGCCAAAACGTATGGTGAGCTCGGCAAGCTGGTCAAGGTGCCCAACCTGTGGCTCTACGCCGAGAACGACCAGTACTGGGGCCCAGAGGCTCCCAGGGAGTGGCATGAGGCCTTCAAGGCCGGCGGCAGCGACACCCAGTTCATCCAGACCGGCCCGCTGCCGGGCCACGACGGGCATGCGCTGCTGACCTACGGCGGCAAGATGTGGTCGGTGCCACTCGATGCCTTCGTGCGCAAGGTCGGCCTGACGGCGCCTTGAACATCTTCCAGGCATCAAAAAGCCCGGCGCCTTGCGGGGCCTGGCAATCGGATCCCTGATGTGTCTATGGAAGAAGTTCGGTTTTCTGGTTGAGGTCTTCAGCGCACTGATCAGATGCGCTCCGTCAGCGAGAAGAAGAAATCCAGCATATGGAAATGGTCGTCATGGAAACGATCCTCCATGGCGGCCAGTTGATCCACGGGAATCCATTCAGCGGCGGCCGCGTCGTCGGCCGCCTGCACTTCCGGCAACTGGCGTAAGCCCAGGTCAAAGAAGTGGGCATGGGTGATCACGCGGCCGCGCAGGCTGCGGTCCGGATGGTCAAACACGTGGACCGCTTTCAGCGCATTTTTCATATCGCCATCCAGCAAACGCATCCGGGTTTCTTCTTCCAGTTCACGCAAAGCGGATTGGTATACGGTTTCCCGCTGCTCGATGAACCCGCCCGGCACGGCAAACAAGCCCTTGCCTGGGGAACGCCCGCGCTGGATCAGCAGCACGCGGTCACCGCATTTCACGACCGCATCTACCGTCACAAAAACCGGCGCATAGGGAGAGCCGGCCCACTTTGCCTTTTCCAGCCTGAGGCTTTCCCACTCTTGCGCGAGTTCAAGGAAGTAAGGCAAGGCCGCCCAGGTGCGGAGAAATGCAATGGTGCTGGCCGGCGCCTGACTCACCAGGGCGGCGAGTGCCGGTTCCAGCGCCGCGCCGGCATTGCCAAAGTAAGCGTCACGCAAAGCGCTTGCGTCGATCCTGCCTTGCGATGGGACGGCATCCAGCGTCCAGCCGGGAAAGTTCTTCAGGTACTCGCTGGTCGCATCTTTGAAATGCCCGATGAGCACGGGGGATGTCCCGGACTTCCCGCCCGTCAGTTCCGCCACACCGTGCTTGACTGCCGACACCCAGCGGTCCTGGTCATAGTAGTCACGCACAGGCAGAAAACGGATCCGGTCCCGGTCCGCCTCGGGCAGCGCCAGGCGGATCATTTCTGCGCGCTCCTGCCAGGTAAAAGGGTTTTTGGGCGTACGCGCCTGCCAGGCCGAGCCGAGCACGACGATGCAGAGCGGGGCCGCGTCCAGCGCCCGGCGCAGCAGCGCGAGCTGCCCGTTGTGAAAGATCTGGAAGCGGCCGATGTAGACCGAGACCTCGTGTTTTTGGGGGCTTGATGTCATGGCGACCTAGTGGAATTTGGCGGCGATCGGCATCTGCCGGCCGGAACCGAAAGCGCGTGCGCGCAGACGGATGATGGGAGGCGCCTGCCGGCGTTTGTATTCGTTGCGGGCGATCATGCCCTTGATGCGTTCGATCATCGCAATGTTCTCAGGGGCGCGACGCAGCTGCGCGACGAAAGCCGACGCTTTCTCGTACTCCCACGCGGCCAGGCGCCGGCCTTCGATCAGAAGCTTGAGCACCTCATCGAGCACCGGATACGGTGGCAGGCTGTCCACGTCTTTCTGATCGGGCGCCAGCTCAGCGGAGGGGGCTTTGTCGATGATGGCCTGGGGAATGATTTCTTTGCCGGCCGCTTCGTTGAGGTAGCTTGACAAGGCGAACACCTCGGTTTTGTAGAGGTCGCCGATCAGGCCGAGGCCCCCGTTGGTGTCGCCATAAAGCGTGCAGTAGCCCACCGAAATCTCGGACTTGTTGCCCGTGGTTAGCAGCAGGTGCCCGCAGCTGTTCGAGTATTCCATCAGGATGGTGCCGCGCGCTCGCGCCTGAAGATTCTCCAGTGCGATGCCCTGCAACGCCTGGCCGAAGGCGGCTTCAAAGCCACCGGAAAATTCGCTCACGATACCGGCGATCGGATGGTGCAGCAATTCCACGCCGAGGTTGCGGCACAGGGTTTCAGAATCATCGACGGAGCCGGCCGACGAGAAACGCGATGGCATGGTGATGGCGGTCACGTTGGCGGGCCCCAGGGCTTCGGCGGCAAGCGCCAGGGTCAGTGCCGAATCAATCCCGCCGGACGAGCCGATCACGGCGCGGGTGAAGCCGCAGCGGCGCGCATAGTCCTGCAGGCCGAGCACGATCTGGCGCCGGTAGAACGCCATGGTCGGCAATCCCTGGGCAGGGACCGCGGCCGGCTCATCCCCGGCCAGCGTGAGAAAGCGGCCGTTCTCGAAGCGAAGGGTTGTCACGTCTTCGGCGAAGCGTTCGGCCTCAAACACCACGCCGGCCTTAGGCTCCACCGCGAACGATGCGCCGTCATACACAAGCTGGTCATGGCCGCCAACCTGGTTGACGTAGAGGATGGGCAACTGGTTGCGTTTGCTGGCGGCGGCGAAGATCTGGTGGCGCTGCTCGCGCTTGCCGATGTTGGACGGACTGGCATTGATGGAGATCACAAGGTCAGGTGCGGCGTCGCGCATGCGGTCAAAGGGATTGATCGCGTAGTCCAGGCCCTCGTCGTTCCAGCCGTCTTCGCAGATCAGCACGCCCACCTTGGCTTCGCGGATGCGCAAGACCTTGGCCACGTCCTGGCCGGGTTCAAAGTGGCGGCGCTCGTCGAAGATGTTGTAGGTGGGCAGCAACTGCTTGGCATACTCCAGCAGCACCTCGCCGCCCTTGATCACGCACAGGGTGTTGCGCAGCTTCTTGCCCGGCGCTTCGCGGCGCGCTGGAAGGCCTATCACCCAGTAGAGGTTGGGGATCTGGCGCGAAGCCAGCAGGAGATCGTGGAGGGCCGCATCGACACGCTCCATGAAGCCTTCTTCTTCCAGCATGTCGCCGGGGTAGTAGGCTGTGAGCGACATTTCGGAGAAGACAACGATGTCGGATTGGTCACTCCAGGCCTTGCTGGCGGCCGTAACCATCTTGGCCACGTTGCCGGAGAGATCGCCGATCGTGAAGTTCAACTGGGCTGCGGTGATTTTGAGCATGGTGTCCTTAAGCCGATGCAGGGAAACGGAAGACCTGGCGCAGGTAAGCGAGGAAGGTCTGGTCGTTGCATAGCGTCTTGCCCGGGCTGTCCGACAGTTTGGCCACCGGCCGGGCATTGGCGCCGGTCAGTTTCATGACGATGTTCAGCGGTGTGAGCCCGACATCGTTGGTGAGGTTGGTGCCGATACCGAAGCCGGTCTGGGTGCGCCCGGCAAATGCGCGGTAGAGCTTGAGCGCGGTCGGCACGTCCAGCCCGTCAGAGAAGACCAGGCGCTTGTTTTGCGGATCGACGCGCAGCTTGGCGTAGTGGGCCAGGGCTTTCTCACCCCAGGCAAATGGGTCGCCGGAATCGTGGCGCAGGCCATCGAACAGCTTGGCGAAGTAAAGGTCGAAATCCGCGAGGAAGGCGTCCATGCCGACCACGTCCGTCAGCGCCACACCCAAATCCCCGCGGTACTCCTGCACCCAGTCTTCCAGTGCGGCGCGCTGGAAGTCGCGTAGCGTCATGCCGAGCGCCTGGTAGGTCTGCAGGTATTCGTGAGCCATGGTACCGATGGGTACCAGGTTGAGCTCGCTGGCCAGCAGCACGTTGGAAGTGCCTTTGAAATACTGCGGAACTTCCTGTTTGAGCGTGGTGACCACCTCGGTCTGCCAGTCGCGCGAGAAGCGGCGCCGCACGCCGAAGTCGAAGAACTCGAAGGGATTGCGCAGTGAGGGTTCTTTTTCGAAGGCCCGCAGGATGTTTATCTTGTCCTGCAGGCGCTTGCGGCCTTCTGCAAGCGCGGCGGCCTGGTCCGCGCGGCGGAAGTAGAGCTCGTTGACTATGGCCAGCACGAAGATTTCGAAGGCCATGGTGTGCACTTGCGGGCCCACGGCTTTGATCACCAGCGTAGGGCCGTCTGCCGTGGCCTTGATGAATTCCCGCTGGAGCTCAAAGATGCGCAGGAAGTCCACAAAGTCGCTCTTGATGAAGCGAAGGCTCCGCAGGTAGGCCAACTCCTCAGGCTGAAAGCGCAAGGTGCAGAGATGGTCCAGCTGCGCATTGACCTCTCCCAGCAGCTCACCCAGCGGGTAGCCCGGCTGGTTTCGGCAGACAAAGGTGTATTCGGCCTCGGTCTGCGGGTGCCTGTGCAGCATGGTTTGCCACATGGTGAACTTGTAGAGGTCGGTGTCCAGCAGGCTTTGGATGATGGGTTGCATAGTGGCTTTGTGGGGAAAGGGGGGGGCGGTCAGGCGTTCGCTTGCAGGGTGCTCAGCATCGCCGCGCTTGTTGACAGCACGGCGCCGCGGTGAGCCATGTCATCCAGGAAAGCCTGGTGCTGCGCTTCAAAGCCGCCGACGGGACTCATGCAGTCGGTGAGCAGCACCACCTTGCCTGGCTTGCCGGACGGAAGGTTTTCAACAATGTGCTCGGTGGTCGCTTTCACGCAGTGGCTGCTGGCTTCGCCGGCGATGATGAGCAGGTCGGCCTGGTCCAGTGACGCGATCAGGGCCGTATTGAGCTGCGTTGCCGGGTCCTCTTCATCCGGCACCTCGGCCTGCATGGCGCTGTAATGCTCCGTCCAGGGGTTGCTGCCCTTGTTGATCTTTTGCACCATGGCAAGGCGGCTGTCTTCCCAGCGGTTGTAGGCGGCTTTCACGGCGGGGTGCACGTTGTGGCCCCAGCTGCCGATTTCGCAGTGCACCGGCCAGACCATCAAGGTGTAGCGGCCGCGCTGCTCCAGCTCGTCGATGTAGGCCAGGGCTCTGGGCAGCATCGCAGCATCCCTGGGCAGGTAATCGCCCTTGCGTACTTGTGCGGCGGTGATCGGCGTAAATGGCCCCACGTCTGCACCGGCGCCGGTCTTCCAGAACGTCGGGTGAGCAATGTCAAACCTGTGATGGGAGTCCAGCGTCACGCCAATGGCGGAAATACCGGATGCACCTTTCTGTATCAGCGCGGCCAGGCGCAGCATGTCCGCATGGGCGCCTGCAACGGGCAGGGAGGGAGAAGCGATGGCCCCCGTCACAGGATCCATGGGCCGCCAGTCGACAGGCAGATCGCAAAAGTCGTTTTGCGGGTCGATGATCAGAAGCTGGATGTTTTTCTTCATGCTGTCCTCTGTTGATAGTGATTGGGTGCAATGCTGCCGATTCTCGCAGCAGCGGATTGCCGTTATTCCACCAGGACTCCCTTGGTGGCACAAATACCGATGCGGGCTTCCATGCCTGCGGTAAATCGCAGGAAGTCCGTTTCCATGCCGTCCGAGAAAATCACCCCGTTGTCCGGCATGCGTGAGCGCAGCGTCAACACATCACATTCTTCGATCTCTCCGTAGAGCAGGGATGTCTGTGAAGCCCGGCTGGAAAACGGCTCCCGCACGGCGAAGATCAGGTGATCCGTGTCTCGCGGCATGGGCTCATAGCCGTCACCCTGACCGTGCCCCACAGCGTTGGCAATACCGATGGAGCCGGTGACGATGCTCTTGAGCCATGCCGTTGATCCCAGCCCGGTCGAGACAATGAGGCCGGAAGACGATTGCGCTTCCTTCACGCCCCGGAACTCGATGTCGTAAAGCGCCGAGGTATGGCTTTTGGGGCCTATGAAGAGGTCGTTGACGCCTCGCAATACCTGTCCGTCGGACAGGCTGGCCTCCGCCATGGTGACCAACGAGGTGGTGCGGCTGTCCCTGGCGACGCCGGGCAGCACTGAGGCGACCTGCGCCGGCTCAAAAGGCAGCAGAACGCCGTCCCAGCGTTTAGGCTCTGGATTTACACCGATCAACGGCTGGCCGTTCAGGTACTTCAGGGTGTTGGCCACCATGCCGTCCTGGCCCAGTGTCACCACGATGTCGTCGGCCGCGAAGATGTAGTTGGTCAGGTGCGCACGGTCGATGATCTGGTAGCGGCCCCAGGCCTGCAGCGCTTCAGCGACCACCCTCAAGCTGGAGGCATAAGCCTCGTTCTCACGGAGGTAGTCGGTAAAGTCGGCGCCGAGGTGTTCCAGGTAGAACTGGGCCTGACCCAGGGTCTGGTAGCGCGCCACCAGCTCTTCGAGCCGGGTCTGGCGCGTGACCAGTACGACCTTGCGGTTCTCGGCTGCAGACATGTTTGCTTCCTTTCCTGTTTCTACTTATTTCCGGGCGGCATTCGCACCGGCCAGCAGCGAATTGAGCAGTTCGGGCGACATGTTGAGCTGGCCGATCTTCTCGGCCTTGTCGGCGATGCCGCCAAAGGCCTGGGCGATCAGCTGGGCCGGGTCCATGCCGGCCGAAGCCAGCGCCTGGATGGTGCGGGGATCGACCGCCTGGAAGGTCTTCATGATGGCGTCCAGCCGGGCGGCTTCCGCCTCGGCCAGGGTGCGGGAGTTGGCTGCCTGGCCGTTCACGTAGAGCTTGCGTTTTTCTTCGAGCGCCACGTCCGAATCCATCTGCTCTGTGCGCAGGGCGTTTTCCTTGCGCATCACCGAAGCCTTGGCCGCCATCTTGGCGTCCTCGATCTGGCTGCGCTTGTCTTCCACGGCAACTTCGGTGTCCAGTTCGTTCTCGCGGATGGCGCGTTCATTCTGGACTGCCGCCATTCGGCGCAGGTAGATCGCATCGTCGGCAGCCTTGAGGTTGGCCTCGCGGGATTCGGCTTCCAGGGCTCGCGCGATATCGGGGGTCGGCTTGATGGCCAGAATAGAAACGCCCAGGATCTGCAAACCCAGAGCGGCAATTTCGGGCTGGGCGCCCAGACTGGCTTCGGCATGCCGGGCGATTTCGGCGGAGGATAACAGGGCTTCCTTGAGCGTCAGCGCCTGGACTTTTTGCTGGATGATGACCTGTACCTGCATGCCGACGCGGTCACCCAGCTTGAGCGGATCATCCGAGGCATAGCCTTGTCCGCTGGCCTTGAGCGAGAAGTCCATCAGGCGCGCCGTCAACTGAGGCGTTTTGACCTGGTAGGTGGCCTGGCCCTGGACCGTGACGTTCTGGAAGTCGGAGGTCACCAGGGTCAGCATGAAGGGGTGGTGGGCGCTGGCCACGGGCACCGCCACCACGGTAGAGGTGGGTGCGTAGTAATAGAAGGACTGGCCCGCGCCTTCCCGGACGACTTTGCCTCTTTTGAACTGGATCAAATGAACCGTGGGCTGGGACTTGATGAACCGGATACCTAACATGGTGAACGCTCCTTGTGGTTAATTGCTTTTTAGGTTGTATTGAACAACCTATGTATGAGTTGCATAATACAACTTAATTCAAGTTTGTCAAACAGGAGTCAAATAAATGGCAACCAAACCGAAACACCTGGACTTTGAAAGACCGCTGACAACGGTCGACGTGGTGATCTTCACCGTGCTGGACGAACACTTGCAGGTTCTCTTGGTGAAGCGGCCTGTGGGGCCTGAAGAGCCGTTCCCGGATGCATGGGCGCTGCCTGGTGGTTTTGTGGATGTGGACAAGGACGACTCGCTGGAGGCCTGCGCCAAACGCAAGCTGCTCGACAAGACGGGTGTCAAGAGCCCCTATCTGGAACAGCTTGGCAGCTGGGGCGGCAGTGCGCGCGACCCTCGAGGGTGGTCTGCAACGCATGCCTACTTTGCCTTGCTGCCCGCAAACTCCGTGCAACTGGTGCAGGACGAGGTCAAACCGGCCAAGTGGCATCCGGTGGAGCAACATTCGCCCCGGAAGCGACTGGCGTTTGACCACGGCGACATTCTGCAAGCCGCACTGGAGCGCCTGCGAAGCAAGGTGGAATACACCTCGCTGCCGGCCTTCCTCCTGCCGGAGCCGTTCACGCTGCCGCAACTGCAGAAGATGTATGAGGTGGTATTGGGGCGGCCTATAGACAAAAGCGGTTTCCGCACGCGTGCACTGGCGGCGGATTTTCTGAAAGAAGAAGGTCTTCTCGACGTAGGATCGCCCCGGCCTGCCATGGGCTACCGCCTGAAAGACAGGCGTGCAGTGATGTATTTTCCGAGGACCTTCAGTCCCCGCAGTTAAGAGAGCTGCTTATGCCGGACTCTGCGCGGTGTACACCGTCTCGACCGGCACCAGCAGATTTTGATCATCATCCGTGGCTTGTAGTCGCTGCGATGCGACAAAGCTGCTCATGTCGATCACCTCCAGCAACTCAGTGGTGGCCAGAGCGCGCAGGGCCTCCCCGCGCAAACCGAGCTGGATGGCCCGGCGGGCGAGGTTCGCGCCGGACGGTGCGTGGTCCGGATCCCTCTGGCGCCTGACATTCGAAGCCGCAACCGCGGTTTGCCATTCCTGTGGGCTGGCGTAGGCCTCGCTGTCGAACGTGGAAGGCACGGCACCTGCCAACAACGAATCAAAGAACGTGCGCCTGAGCCTCAGACCCAGAACTCCCTCTTGCCCTTCTTTGCTACCCCAGCCCGAGCGATACATCATCCACAAGAAGTTTGGCTTGATCCAGCTCATGCGGTCAAAGCTGAAGTCAGGGCCTCCCAACTGCCCGTGCGCAACGGCGTACGCGGCCGTACTGGGTCGATAAGCCTGGTAAACGACGATGGTATCCGCGTCGTGGTGCGCCAACACATGGCGACCCTCTGTCGGCCATAGCCGTCGCTGCTGTATGTGGGGAGCCGTGGGTAACTTCATTCCAGGCTCCCGGCGTCGATGATAGAGAGGTAAACCGCTGGTACGTGGTCAGTCAGCCACACGTTGTTTTCCGACCGAAAGAACAGGTAACCTTCTGCCGCCATGCGCTGGGTGTCCACCGCAAGCAGAACCGGTTGACCATAACGCCGGCCCACCGCGGTAGCCGTTTCGCTGCTTTCGCTCAGGTGGACGTGATGACGCTGACGTTTGGTCAAGCCCTCGGCCAGGATGGCGTCGAGAGAGCGCGATGCCGTGCCGTGATAAAGCCTCGCCGGCGGCGTCAAAGGCTGCAAGCCAAGTTCAATGTCAACAGAATGGCCCTGGTTGGCGCGGATGTACAGGCCGTCTTCGCTGAAGGAAAAGCGTTTTTTATCGCTTGTTTCAACTACTTTTTCGAGCAACGCACGGGAAAGTGGCTGGTTGGCCGACGCAGCCCTGGCGAGCAGCTCCTCGACATTGGCCCAGCCGGCCGCATCCAGTGAAAGCCCGATGGTGGACGGCTTGTGCCGCAGTACCAGGCTCAGGAACTTGCTGGTGCTGGTGAGGTGCTGTGGGGTCATAAATTTTCCTTCTTTTTGTTATAAGTTGACTTATTAGGTTGCTTTAGACAACCCATATGGTTGTACAATACAACCAATTAGAAAGGAAGTCAAATCCATCAACTTACTGACCGGTGATGAAACCGGATCTGTGGCGAATACCCAAATATGTTGAAGTTCCTTAACCCGATGGCAACTGACTTGCAGGAATATTGTTGATGGAAGATGCGGAACGCTATCGAGGGTGCTTGCTGGGGCTTGCATGCGGTGATGCCGTGGGAACCACGGTGGAGTTTATGTCGCGAGGCAGCTTCGAACCGGTTACGGACATGAAGGGAGGCGGACCGTTCGATCTGCGGCCCGGTGAGTGGACTGACGATACGTCGATGGCTTTGTGCCTAGCGGCCAGTCTTGTGCACTGCCAGGGGTTTAATCCGGTGGACCAAATGAATCGGTATTGCAACTGGCGCAGCGTCGGGTACATGAGCAGCAATGGAAAATGCTTCGACATTGGCGTCACGGTGGCTACGGCACTGAATCGCTATCTTTTGACCCAAGACCCTTTTGCGGGTCAGCCTGATCCGAAAACCGCAGGAAACGGCGCATTGATGCGCCTGGCGCCGGTTCCCATGTTCTTCCGCGGAAATGAAGCGGACACCTTTCGCTTTGCCGGCGAAAGCACGCGCACAACGCATGG harbors:
- the pncB gene encoding nicotinate phosphoribosyltransferase, which produces MQPIIQSLLDTDLYKFTMWQTMLHRHPQTEAEYTFVCRNQPGYPLGELLGEVNAQLDHLCTLRFQPEELAYLRSLRFIKSDFVDFLRIFELQREFIKATADGPTLVIKAVGPQVHTMAFEIFVLAIVNELYFRRADQAAALAEGRKRLQDKINILRAFEKEPSLRNPFEFFDFGVRRRFSRDWQTEVVTTLKQEVPQYFKGTSNVLLASELNLVPIGTMAHEYLQTYQALGMTLRDFQRAALEDWVQEYRGDLGVALTDVVGMDAFLADFDLYFAKLFDGLRHDSGDPFAWGEKALAHYAKLRVDPQNKRLVFSDGLDVPTALKLYRAFAGRTQTGFGIGTNLTNDVGLTPLNIVMKLTGANARPVAKLSDSPGKTLCNDQTFLAYLRQVFRFPASA
- a CDS encoding NAD+ synthase is translated as MLKITAAQLNFTIGDLSGNVAKMVTAASKAWSDQSDIVVFSEMSLTAYYPGDMLEEEGFMERVDAALHDLLLASRQIPNLYWVIGLPARREAPGKKLRNTLCVIKGGEVLLEYAKQLLPTYNIFDERRHFEPGQDVAKVLRIREAKVGVLICEDGWNDEGLDYAINPFDRMRDAAPDLVISINASPSNIGKREQRHQIFAAASKRNQLPILYVNQVGGHDQLVYDGASFAVEPKAGVVFEAERFAEDVTTLRFENGRFLTLAGDEPAAVPAQGLPTMAFYRRQIVLGLQDYARRCGFTRAVIGSSGGIDSALTLALAAEALGPANVTAITMPSRFSSAGSVDDSETLCRNLGVELLHHPIAGIVSEFSGGFEAAFGQALQGIALENLQARARGTILMEYSNSCGHLLLTTGNKSEISVGYCTLYGDTNGGLGLIGDLYKTEVFALSSYLNEAAGKEIIPQAIIDKAPSAELAPDQKDVDSLPPYPVLDEVLKLLIEGRRLAAWEYEKASAFVAQLRRAPENIAMIERIKGMIARNEYKRRQAPPIIRLRARAFGSGRQMPIAAKFH
- a CDS encoding SPFH domain-containing protein, with translation MLGIRFIKSQPTVHLIQFKRGKVVREGAGQSFYYYAPTSTVVAVPVASAHHPFMLTLVTSDFQNVTVQGQATYQVKTPQLTARLMDFSLKASGQGYASDDPLKLGDRVGMQVQVIIQQKVQALTLKEALLSSAEIARHAEASLGAQPEIAALGLQILGVSILAIKPTPDIARALEAESREANLKAADDAIYLRRMAAVQNERAIRENELDTEVAVEDKRSQIEDAKMAAKASVMRKENALRTEQMDSDVALEEKRKLYVNGQAANSRTLAEAEAARLDAIMKTFQAVDPRTIQALASAGMDPAQLIAQAFGGIADKAEKIGQLNMSPELLNSLLAGANAARK
- a CDS encoding cysteine hydrolase, translating into MKKNIQLLIIDPQNDFCDLPVDWRPMDPVTGAIASPSLPVAGAHADMLRLAALIQKGASGISAIGVTLDSHHRFDIAHPTFWKTGAGADVGPFTPITAAQVRKGDYLPRDAAMLPRALAYIDELEQRGRYTLMVWPVHCEIGSWGHNVHPAVKAAYNRWEDSRLAMVQKINKGSNPWTEHYSAMQAEVPDEEDPATQLNTALIASLDQADLLIIAGEASSHCVKATTEHIVENLPSGKPGKVVLLTDCMSPVGGFEAQHQAFLDDMAHRGAVLSTSAAMLSTLQANA
- a CDS encoding sugar kinase, producing MSAAENRKVVLVTRQTRLEELVARYQTLGQAQFYLEHLGADFTDYLRENEAYASSLRVVAEALQAWGRYQIIDRAHLTNYIFAADDIVVTLGQDGMVANTLKYLNGQPLIGVNPEPKRWDGVLLPFEPAQVASVLPGVARDSRTTSLVTMAEASLSDGQVLRGVNDLFIGPKSHTSALYDIEFRGVKEAQSSSGLIVSTGLGSTAWLKSIVTGSIGIANAVGHGQGDGYEPMPRDTDHLIFAVREPFSSRASQTSLLYGEIEECDVLTLRSRMPDNGVIFSDGMETDFLRFTAGMEARIGICATKGVLVE